Proteins found in one Planctomycetes bacterium MalM25 genomic segment:
- the porA_3 gene encoding Beta-porphyranase A precursor, with the protein MKNRLLPMPIVATCLLAASFAPSRALAAEGPRGPASDPANQAGWTLNPELSDEFNGTALDQSKWFVQGDGGEYYIWKGRPPSQYAAHNVYVEAGRLKIRSQWEPEFSFDQKAYADGDRNDTYGEWEGKPMPITTGGVVSKKRFLNGYMEVRTKASDSNMTCAFWALGYQSELDIYEQVGAPKIKGDIQENTWKASIHDWSPPAKRPTRRFGLKTKLPFRVADDFHVYGCEWGEDYLKLYLDGELYYETTQEKEGKDWVLTNPIELYFDSEIFVWLGLPHKEELPSFYEIDYVRVWQKPQPNLLDRAFFGFEGPILYEDAGRPLTLLPESSVEDRYQKFWRLGSGDGAEMKIVRHEQASQGTRSLKLSLKKNAAPTTISAASPEGAVSLEAGDHRLSLDAWVTPEWPGGEVAVTLGEPTERVAFEVGQVTSAGWVPLEKGFTRTAASSKEDRLAIEVTHTSSPQSDCVLYLDGVSIERSHP; encoded by the coding sequence ATGAAGAACCGACTGTTGCCCATGCCGATCGTGGCGACTTGCTTGCTCGCTGCTTCCTTCGCACCGTCGCGTGCCTTGGCGGCGGAAGGGCCGCGGGGACCGGCTTCCGACCCGGCCAATCAGGCCGGGTGGACTCTGAACCCCGAGCTCAGCGACGAATTCAACGGCACCGCCCTCGATCAGTCGAAGTGGTTCGTGCAGGGCGACGGCGGCGAGTACTACATCTGGAAGGGGCGTCCGCCCTCTCAGTACGCCGCTCACAACGTCTACGTCGAGGCGGGGCGGCTAAAGATTCGCTCGCAATGGGAGCCCGAATTCTCGTTCGACCAGAAGGCCTACGCCGACGGCGATCGCAACGACACCTACGGCGAGTGGGAGGGCAAGCCGATGCCCATCACCACCGGCGGCGTGGTTAGCAAGAAGCGTTTCCTCAACGGCTACATGGAGGTCCGTACGAAGGCGAGCGACTCCAATATGACGTGCGCCTTCTGGGCGTTGGGCTACCAGTCCGAGCTCGACATCTATGAGCAGGTCGGCGCCCCCAAGATCAAAGGCGACATCCAGGAGAACACCTGGAAAGCTTCGATCCACGACTGGTCGCCTCCGGCGAAGCGTCCGACGCGTCGTTTCGGCTTGAAGACGAAGCTACCGTTCCGTGTCGCCGATGACTTCCACGTCTACGGCTGCGAGTGGGGCGAGGACTACCTGAAGCTCTACCTCGATGGCGAGCTTTACTACGAGACCACACAGGAGAAGGAAGGGAAGGACTGGGTCCTGACCAACCCGATCGAGCTCTACTTCGACAGTGAGATCTTTGTCTGGCTCGGCCTGCCTCACAAGGAAGAGCTCCCCTCCTTCTACGAGATCGACTACGTGCGAGTCTGGCAGAAGCCGCAACCCAACCTGCTGGACCGCGCCTTCTTCGGTTTCGAGGGGCCCATCCTCTACGAGGACGCGGGGAGGCCGCTCACGCTCCTGCCCGAGAGCTCCGTCGAAGATCGCTATCAGAAGTTCTGGCGACTCGGCAGCGGCGATGGGGCGGAAATGAAGATCGTTCGCCACGAGCAGGCGTCCCAAGGGACGCGCAGCCTCAAGCTAAGCCTCAAGAAGAACGCCGCTCCGACGACCATCTCGGCGGCATCGCCCGAAGGAGCGGTTTCGCTCGAAGCCGGTGACCATCGGCTGAGCCTCGATGCCTGGGTTACTCCGGAGTGGCCCGGCGGCGAGGTCGCGGTCACGCTCGGTGAGCCGACGGAACGCGTCGCCTTCGAAGTCGGGCAGGTCACTTCGGCGGGCTGGGTCCCGCTCGAGAAGGGATTCACCCGCACGGCGGCTTCGTCAAAGGAAGACCGCCTCGCCATCGAAGTGACCCACACCAGCAGCCCGCAGAGCGATTGCGTGCTCTATCTCGACGGCGTGTCGATCGAAAGGAGCCACCCGTGA
- the ydfH_3 gene encoding putative HTH-type transcriptional regulator YdfH, with protein MSEDGTALFLSHKAYEHIQEQLIRGRWGLNERISEKTIADELGISRTPVREAIRKMIAEGLLYQVPSSGTFVTKPDRQSIIEMFEVRQALEGLAAEKATELIRATEVRELQRQFAIMRHNSRVFRDSGEKHMTGDVLERFLDADRAMHKLLLGVADNRMVSNIVHNGRIQALIYGLRSYERDLQHIVVSLRAHWKFLHAIKRREGAMARRHMEDHIANSMRDALRAYDHQNRLENEASRKRPRTRTKPS; from the coding sequence ATGAGTGAAGACGGAACCGCCCTCTTCTTGAGCCATAAAGCGTATGAGCACATCCAGGAGCAACTCATACGCGGGCGATGGGGGCTGAACGAACGGATCTCCGAGAAGACCATCGCGGATGAACTGGGCATCAGTCGCACGCCCGTCCGCGAGGCGATCCGCAAGATGATCGCCGAGGGGCTCCTCTACCAGGTCCCTTCGAGCGGCACCTTCGTCACCAAGCCCGACCGCCAGAGCATCATCGAGATGTTCGAGGTTCGTCAGGCCCTGGAGGGCCTCGCAGCGGAGAAGGCGACCGAGTTGATCCGGGCTACCGAGGTCCGCGAGCTGCAGCGACAGTTCGCGATCATGCGGCATAACAGCCGCGTCTTCCGTGACTCGGGCGAGAAGCACATGACGGGCGACGTCCTCGAGCGCTTCCTCGACGCCGACCGGGCGATGCACAAGCTGCTGCTGGGAGTCGCCGACAACCGGATGGTCTCCAACATCGTCCACAACGGCCGCATCCAGGCGCTGATCTATGGGTTGCGGTCCTACGAACGCGACCTCCAGCACATCGTGGTCTCGCTGCGGGCGCATTGGAAGTTCCTGCACGCCATCAAGCGGCGTGAGGGAGCGATGGCGAGGCGTCACATGGAAGACCACATCGCGAACAGCATGCGCGACGCCCTGCGAGCCTACGACCATCAGAACCGCCTTGAGAACGAGGCTTCGCGGAAGCGTCCCCGGACGCGAACCAAGCCGTCCTGA
- the porA_2 gene encoding Beta-porphyranase A precursor: MIRLPRTPRMAWAPLALAMLAPPAHGVSPLTDPDNQGGWRLVESVSDEFDTPRLDTDKWFVQGTGGEYRSNFIGRAPSQFSTDNVRIEDGKLKLQAKWDPSFNFSPKIDRTDKKAPNGRKYENLTTAAVISKQPVRYGYFEIRCKAADASVTSSFWMTGNSAELDVFEFSGRPAQRHKVHLESELWSSIHDWSKPGGPTTWTDRLQIDWKVADGFHTYALEWDPEFLRFYADGELVREVTREQVGEEGWVIDSPLWVWVDSETFPWHGVPSREDLPVDYEIDYIRIWQNGAASSGEEGLLGFERAADGDDWWIPQEFRTHLAITDQRSASGERALRFMAGSGLADKVTAFTPYGTTAIDPGQHTLSMRVWRSADSDKGRLRVTLEEPWLELEPFDLSGLPAETWTTVTQTFRRREASGPRDRLRVSVLPTDGGARGTLFIDDLRIRAN; the protein is encoded by the coding sequence GTGATCAGACTGCCGCGCACACCACGCATGGCCTGGGCGCCCCTGGCCTTGGCGATGCTGGCCCCGCCCGCTCACGGGGTCAGCCCTTTGACCGACCCGGATAACCAAGGGGGGTGGCGGTTGGTCGAGAGCGTGAGCGACGAGTTTGACACCCCTCGCCTCGATACGGACAAGTGGTTCGTCCAGGGAACCGGCGGAGAGTACCGTTCCAACTTCATCGGCAGGGCGCCTTCGCAGTTCTCGACCGACAACGTGCGAATCGAAGATGGCAAGCTGAAACTACAGGCGAAGTGGGACCCCTCGTTCAACTTCTCCCCAAAGATCGACCGCACGGATAAGAAAGCGCCCAACGGCCGCAAGTACGAGAACCTGACCACTGCCGCGGTGATCAGCAAGCAGCCGGTGCGGTACGGTTACTTCGAGATCCGCTGCAAGGCGGCGGACGCTTCGGTCACCAGCTCGTTTTGGATGACGGGTAACTCCGCTGAGTTGGATGTCTTCGAGTTCTCCGGCCGTCCGGCCCAACGCCACAAGGTGCACCTCGAGTCCGAGCTCTGGTCCTCGATCCACGATTGGTCGAAGCCGGGCGGGCCGACGACCTGGACCGATCGCCTGCAGATCGACTGGAAAGTGGCGGACGGCTTCCACACCTACGCCCTCGAGTGGGACCCCGAGTTCCTGCGGTTTTACGCCGATGGCGAACTCGTGCGCGAGGTCACTAGGGAGCAGGTCGGCGAGGAAGGCTGGGTCATCGACAGCCCGTTGTGGGTTTGGGTCGACTCAGAAACCTTCCCGTGGCACGGTGTGCCCAGCCGCGAGGACCTGCCGGTTGATTACGAGATCGACTACATCCGAATCTGGCAGAACGGCGCCGCCTCGTCGGGCGAGGAGGGGCTGCTGGGGTTCGAGCGTGCCGCAGACGGTGACGACTGGTGGATCCCACAAGAGTTCCGCACGCATCTCGCGATCACCGACCAGCGTTCGGCGAGCGGCGAGCGTGCGCTCCGCTTCATGGCGGGTAGCGGGCTCGCCGACAAGGTGACCGCGTTCACGCCTTACGGGACTACGGCGATCGATCCGGGCCAGCACACGCTATCGATGCGGGTTTGGCGGAGCGCGGATTCGGACAAGGGACGCCTCCGGGTGACGCTCGAAGAGCCTTGGCTCGAGCTCGAGCCGTTCGACTTATCGGGCCTCCCCGCGGAGACATGGACCACCGTCACTCAGACCTTCCGACGCCGCGAGGCGTCGGGTCCAAGAGATCGGCTGCGCGTCAGCGTGCTGCCGACGGATGGGGGCGCCCGCGGGACGCTGTTTATCGACGACCTGCGCATCCGAGCCAACTGA